From the Prunus dulcis chromosome 4, ALMONDv2, whole genome shotgun sequence genome, one window contains:
- the LOC117624598 gene encoding PHD finger protein At1g33420-like produces the protein MVVNERPPKRMKRRITADLNDFFTFPSESASANHVGPFRTCVRDFISKHALLPPPSSLFPHLMTWQVLFRVGDLHDPHASSSSSTDAAVVCLDIVEEDVARSRSVYCDHCRVVGWSGHPVCWKRYHFIIKADGNSIGGYHKPCMCCGDVVHIYESKCKSCNLDASTNDVEDWVYNQLENTTHLLHGVVHSNGFGHLLRVNGREGGSRVLSGCHIMDFWDRLCKALRVRMVSVMDVSKKYGLEYRLLHSIIKGHPWYGDWGYEFAAGSFALTRDSYKLAIETLSSLPLSIFLSQGRKLGSRIHDIILRYKSLSERELENMRDLFGVLISLVHDAHKCSSRVDDAVSKKRRASTSEVLCTWNSDIECVEEAMLKVLRAVSGSNWVSGRNLKGAVYKVAPPELLDYCLRELGGKMVADGMVVCSRYNPDTEAFEYRLEAGSASSKGSTACTGSSISSRLSEETILLDMRCLYEAMLQPQTMMKNVPQVTRDLTISSAEKLLYCKQFVKDYKPEKMSTNDPSVTCVLCRVEFTDESEEYASINPPPELIVLSNATVSDLKIAASKAFQDVYLILKRFKAEELLDYGGVDESTQIKHLLGSTESVRVRGRCNAKSVWSKYMMERGIERWTVDCSCGAKDDDGERMFTCDVCGVWRHTKCSGIPDSDSVPAKFVCDRCKSSIFVAKSGGPCKDEIVANVAGDSCSRAGNSLTGPPDVR, from the exons ATGGTTGTGAACGAGCGACCACCGAAACGGATGAAGAGGCGAATAACAGCAGATCTCAACGACTTCTTCACCTTCCCGTCGGAGTCGGCGTCGGCCAACCATGTGGGGCCCTTCAGGACCTGCGTTAGGGATTTTATCTCTAAGCACGCGCTGCTTCCTCCGCCCTCCTCCCTCTTCCCTCATCTGATGACGTGGCAGGTCCTCTTCAGGGTCGGGGATCTCCATGATCCGCatgcatcttcttcttcatccacCGACGCTGCCGTCGTCTGTCTGGACATCGTAGAAGAGGACGTGGCCAGATCTAGATCCGTCTATTGTGATCACTGTCGAGTTGTTG GATGGAGTGGTCATCCAGTTTGCTGGAAACGttatcattttattattaagGCTGATGGTAATTCCATTGGCGGGTATCACAAGCCTTGTATGTGCTGTGGAGATGTTGTGCATATCTACGAATCCAA GTGTAAATCTTGCAATCTTGATGCAAGTACAAATGATGTTGAAGACTGGGTGTATAACCAATTGGAGAACACAACTCATCTTCTCCATGGAGTAGTCCATTCAAATGGGTTTGGACACCTTCTTAGGGTAAATGGGAGGGAAGGTGGCTCAAGGGTTCTTTCTGGATGTCATATCATGGACTTTTGGGATCGGCTCTGTAAAGCACTTCGAGTCAG AATGGTAAGTGTGATGGATGTGTCAAAGAAGTACGGGTTGGAATATCGACTACTTCATTCAATTATTAAAGGGCATCCTTGGTACGGTGATTGGGGTTATGAATTTGCTGCTGGTAGTTTTGCTCTGACTCGTGATTCCTATAAATTGGCCATTGAAACACTCTCTAGCTTACCCTTGTCCATCTTTCTTAGCCAAGGTCGAAAACTTGGTTCTCGCATCCATGACATCATCTTGCGTTACAAGTCTCTATCGGAACGTGAGCTTGAAAATATGAGGGATCTTTTTGGTGTCCTTATTAGTTTGGTCCATGATGCTCACAAGTGTTCCTCAAGGGTTGATGATGCCGTGAGCAAGAAGCGACGTGCTTCCACCTCAGAAGTTTTGTGTACATGGAATAGTGACATTGAATGTGTTGAAGAGGCCATGCTTAAAGTGCTGCGTGCGGTTTCTGGTTCAAATTGGGTAAGTGGGCGCAATCTTAAGGGTGCTGTGTACAAGGTGGCACCACCAGAACTCCTTGATTATTGTCTTAGGGAACTTGGAGGGAAAATGGTAGCGGATGGGATGGTTGTTTGTTCCAGATACAATCCTGATACGGAGGCTTTTGAGTACAG ACTTGAGGCTGGAAGTGCCTCATCAAAGGGAAGCACTGCTTGCACTGGTTCTTCCATCTCTAGCCGCCTATCAGAAGAAACAATCCTGCTTGACATGCGTTGCTTATATGAGGCCATGCTCCAACCCCAAACTATGATGAAGAATGTGCCTCAGGTAACAAGGGATCTCACAATCAGCTCAGCTGAAAAGCTACTTTACTGCAAGCAGTTTGTGAAAGACTACAAGCCTGAAAAGATGTCCACTAATGACCCATCTGTGACATGTGTCTTGTGTAGAGTGGAATTTACGGATGAATCTGAAGAATATGCCTCCATTAATCCTCCTCCAGAGCTGATTGTGTTATCTAATGCTACTGTATCTGATCTCAAGATAGCAGCATCAAAAGCTTTCCAAGATGTATATTTGATATTAAAAAGATTTAAAGCCGAAGAGTTGCTTGATTATGGCGGTGTTGATGAATCCACCCAGATCAAGCACTTGTTAGGGTCAACAGAATCTGTTCGAGTGAGAGGAAGGTGCAATGCAAAGAGTGTGTGGAGTAAGTATATGATGGAGAGGGGAATTGAGAGGTGGACAGTGGATTGCAGCTGTGGGGCTAAGGATGATGATGGAGAGAGAATGTTCACTTGTGATGTTTGTGGCGTGTGGCGGCACACTAAATGTTCTGGAATCCCTGACTCTGATTCAGTTCCTGCAAAATTTGTTTGCGATAGATGCAAAAGCTCCATCTTTGTGGCAAAATCTGGCGGGCCCTGCAAGGACGAGATAGTAGCTAATGTTGCTGGAGATAGCTGCAGCCGTGCTGGAAATAGTTTGACCGGCCCTCCTGATGTTAGATGA
- the LOC117626521 gene encoding vesicle transport protein SFT2B isoform X1, with product MEKMNQAYEKVKMLVGMEVDDDDHEAASSSALQDTNFIDDFNRNCTLSTKQRFYGFAICLAAGLTCTLLSMLVFFHPIKFGITFTLGNLLSLGSTAFLIGPKRQVTMMLDPVRIYATAIYLASIIIALFCALYVHNKLLTLLAILLEFGALIWYSLSYIPFARAMLSKIMVACFDTDF from the exons ATGGAGAAGATGAACCAGGCCTATGAGAAGGTGAAGATGCTGGTGGGTATGGAGGTGGATGACGACGACCATGaagctgcttcttcttctgctctACAGGATACCAACTTCATCGACGACTTCAATCGCAACTGCACATTGTCCACCAAACAG AGGTTTTACGGTTTCGCCATATGCTTGGCTGCCGGTTTAACTTGTACGCTCTTG TCGATGCTTGTTTTCTTCCATCCAATCAAGTTTGGAATTACATTCACACTGGGAAATCTTCTTTCACTTGGGAG CACAGCATTCCTCATTGGCCCTAAACGGCAAGTGACAATGATGCTTGACCCTGTCCGCATTTATGCAACAGCCATATACCTTGCAAGTATAATAATTGCCTTGTTTTGTGCTCTTTAC GTTCATAACAAGTTATTGACACTTTTGGCGATACTTTTAGAGTTTGGTGCATTGATTTG GTATAGCTTGAGCTACATCCCTTTTGCTAGAGCCATGTTATCCAAGATCATGGTAGCTTGTTTTGACACTGATTTTTAG
- the LOC117626521 gene encoding vesicle transport protein SFT2B isoform X2, protein MEKMNQAYEKVKMLVGMEVDDDDHEAASSSALQDTNFIDDFNRNCTLSTKQRFYGFAICLAAGLTCTLLSMLVFFHPIKFGITFTLGNLLSLGSTAFLIGPKRQVTMMLDPVRIYATAIYLASIIIALFCALYVHNKLLTLLAILLEFGALICH, encoded by the exons ATGGAGAAGATGAACCAGGCCTATGAGAAGGTGAAGATGCTGGTGGGTATGGAGGTGGATGACGACGACCATGaagctgcttcttcttctgctctACAGGATACCAACTTCATCGACGACTTCAATCGCAACTGCACATTGTCCACCAAACAG AGGTTTTACGGTTTCGCCATATGCTTGGCTGCCGGTTTAACTTGTACGCTCTTG TCGATGCTTGTTTTCTTCCATCCAATCAAGTTTGGAATTACATTCACACTGGGAAATCTTCTTTCACTTGGGAG CACAGCATTCCTCATTGGCCCTAAACGGCAAGTGACAATGATGCTTGACCCTGTCCGCATTTATGCAACAGCCATATACCTTGCAAGTATAATAATTGCCTTGTTTTGTGCTCTTTAC GTTCATAACAAGTTATTGACACTTTTGGCGATACTTTTAGAGTTTGGTGCATTGATTTG CCATTAA